The Seleniivibrio woodruffii genome contains a region encoding:
- a CDS encoding type II toxin-antitoxin system RelE/ParE family toxin, with protein sequence MVYVINEFVLDNGRSPFAEWLKSVDKMDRLRILQRVDRLAHGNFGDYKSVGDNVYELRFRYGGGYRVYYAFEDDKIVILLCGGNKGSQDRDIEQAKSYWRMYNERQNP encoded by the coding sequence ATGGTGTATGTAATTAATGAATTTGTGCTGGATAATGGCAGGTCGCCTTTTGCTGAATGGCTTAAGTCTGTTGATAAAATGGACAGGTTAAGAATATTGCAGAGGGTTGACAGGTTGGCGCATGGCAATTTCGGCGATTATAAATCTGTCGGCGATAATGTTTACGAGCTTCGTTTCAGATACGGCGGTGGCTATCGGGTTTATTACGCTTTTGAAGATGATAAAATCGTAATACTGCTTTGCGGTGGCAACAAAGGTTCGCAGGACAGAGATATTGAACAGGCTAAGAGTTATTGGAGGATGTACAATGAAAGGCAGAACCCTTGA
- a CDS encoding tyrosine-type recombinase/integrase: MAIFNRCECSAFNSQRSKVCKRCGRKLGKDFYIQYSIDGRRKTEKIGDSLGFAKEVLAKRQTDVREGKFFGDSKSIHWLEFFDNQYLNYCLNNLSGFTRSRFDSARNFKTFHKSMNKITRSDIEAYRDSLNNGKRNKATINRYIQVVKFAFNYAESLELIDRNPARRLKMFKEEHAERKVISLEDEDKLLQTSLTSKSPLLYYFIIIGLYTGMRYSEIMDVKWSNVSFKMKSIKLYKTKSNEIREIPMMEKLYQAMKELRAITGDFEYVLTNPDTGKKIDYIKRAFRTAVKNTDMPYICIHEMRHTMITRLAASGASVPEIQQISGHKTAKMVQRYTHVGLKEAHRTIDRLSAYLDESKNIDNRSL; this comes from the coding sequence ATGGCAATTTTCAACCGTTGTGAGTGTAGTGCATTTAATAGCCAAAGGTCAAAAGTCTGCAAAAGATGTGGTAGGAAACTGGGTAAAGATTTCTATATCCAATACTCCATTGACGGAAGACGGAAGACCGAAAAGATAGGTGATAGTCTGGGGTTTGCTAAAGAGGTTTTGGCAAAAAGGCAGACTGATGTCAGAGAGGGTAAGTTTTTTGGTGATTCAAAGTCTATTCATTGGTTAGAGTTCTTTGATAACCAGTATTTGAATTACTGCCTTAATAACTTATCCGGCTTTACCCGCTCACGCTTCGATTCAGCCAGAAACTTTAAGACCTTCCACAAGTCCATGAATAAAATCACACGTTCGGATATTGAAGCCTATCGTGATTCGCTGAATAACGGCAAAAGAAACAAGGCTACAATCAACAGATACATTCAGGTTGTAAAGTTCGCCTTTAACTATGCGGAATCGCTTGAACTGATAGACAGAAACCCCGCCAGAAGGCTTAAGATGTTCAAAGAGGAACATGCTGAAAGAAAAGTAATCAGCCTTGAGGATGAAGATAAACTCTTGCAAACAAGCCTCACGTCAAAAAGCCCACTTCTTTACTATTTCATTATCATTGGTCTGTATACCGGTATGCGCTACAGTGAAATAATGGATGTTAAATGGTCGAACGTTAGCTTTAAGATGAAAAGCATCAAATTGTATAAAACCAAATCAAATGAGATAAGAGAGATTCCCATGATGGAAAAGCTCTACCAAGCTATGAAAGAGTTGCGTGCGATAACAGGCGATTTTGAATATGTCCTCACCAACCCTGATACGGGTAAAAAGATTGACTATATAAAGCGGGCTTTCCGAACTGCCGTGAAAAATACAGATATGCCTTATATTTGCATTCATGAGATGCGCCACACTATGATAACCCGTCTCGCTGCTTCCGGTGCATCTGTTCCAGAGATACAGCAGATTTCTGGTCATAAGACTGCTAAAATGGTTCAGCGGTATACCCACGTTGGTTTGAAAGAGGCACACAGAACGATAGATAGGCTCTCGGCATATCTTGATGAATCAAAAAATATTGACAATCGTAGTCTATAG
- a CDS encoding methyl-accepting chemotaxis protein — MKIDMSLKKKIVLLGATVFVGLSLIIISSVISSTKLTNLFQDKELTLNIKAEMLQLRKSEKDFMMRNDTKYAEEFKTHIDILDENLDQLVIHYPENKALSGIIDNLKEYETQFISLVELKKQIGLNEKEGYYGNLRQKVHEVEDFSNKLGLTAVTRDMLMLRRHEKDFMLRRNMKYKDSFEQDFNKLISSVKSNVADKATADQMIGLSNEYRNNFLKLVEKEKEFGLQSTDGEQGKMRSAAHNLEQNVNTAIDHFSEEITAKEKINRILNTTIISIVVVILTVIILALLKNIIELINRLAATTKDLLQFGNLESSETAEQKCEISTISILLERFKQKVYNTMTVVKSSSHSVASGSTQLSAATEELSSTFTSQSEQMTASAGAMEEMTASSKLVIDNIEQSATMNIRTLTSTETGRKKLDTLLMNINNIEQDTKKLSATIRELSGSSEEIGNILVVINDIADQTNLLALNAAIEAARAGEAGRGFAVVADEVRKLAEKTQQAIKNISDIINTLVKDTRYASEDMERAAHTVTQVFTAANEAGRSFNEITDTIHELNRTNNNIEVAVKEQVEAIQNINDSFQVLVSGIEESNAAVIEIGHTVNDLQKQSEDLNSLIKEFNI, encoded by the coding sequence ATGAAAATTGATATGTCATTAAAGAAAAAAATTGTACTTTTAGGTGCGACGGTATTCGTCGGTCTGAGTCTCATCATTATTAGTTCGGTTATAAGCTCTACAAAACTCACAAATCTCTTTCAGGACAAGGAACTGACATTGAATATCAAAGCTGAAATGCTTCAGCTTCGCAAAAGTGAAAAAGATTTTATGATGCGTAACGACACAAAATATGCGGAAGAATTCAAAACTCACATAGATATACTGGATGAAAATCTTGATCAGCTTGTGATCCACTACCCTGAAAATAAGGCACTCAGTGGAATTATAGACAATCTTAAAGAGTATGAAACGCAGTTCATAAGCCTTGTGGAACTCAAGAAACAGATAGGTCTCAATGAAAAAGAGGGGTATTACGGAAATCTGCGCCAAAAAGTGCATGAGGTGGAGGACTTCTCAAATAAGCTCGGACTGACGGCAGTCACCAGAGATATGCTTATGTTGAGGAGACATGAGAAGGATTTCATGCTCAGACGCAACATGAAATATAAGGATTCATTTGAACAGGATTTTAATAAACTCATTTCATCTGTAAAATCAAATGTAGCCGACAAAGCTACAGCTGATCAAATGATTGGGTTATCAAATGAATACCGCAATAATTTCCTGAAACTGGTGGAAAAAGAAAAAGAGTTCGGGCTTCAGTCCACCGACGGAGAACAGGGAAAAATGCGCTCAGCCGCACATAATCTGGAGCAGAATGTTAACACTGCAATAGATCATTTTTCTGAAGAGATCACTGCAAAAGAAAAGATCAACCGAATTCTGAATACTACTATTATATCCATAGTCGTAGTCATACTCACAGTGATAATACTTGCACTCCTGAAAAACATAATAGAGCTTATAAACCGCCTTGCAGCAACGACAAAGGACCTTCTCCAGTTCGGCAATCTGGAAAGCAGCGAAACAGCAGAGCAGAAATGTGAGATAAGCACCATTTCAATTCTGTTGGAAAGATTCAAACAAAAAGTATACAACACAATGACAGTCGTCAAATCCAGTTCCCACAGCGTAGCTTCCGGCAGCACGCAGCTTTCAGCGGCAACAGAGGAGCTTTCATCCACATTCACTTCCCAGTCGGAACAGATGACGGCATCCGCAGGAGCAATGGAGGAGATGACAGCTTCGTCAAAACTGGTAATAGACAACATCGAACAATCGGCGACAATGAATATCCGCACACTGACATCCACCGAAACCGGAAGGAAGAAACTGGATACACTCCTGATGAATATAAACAATATCGAACAGGACACTAAAAAGCTCTCCGCAACCATCAGAGAACTTTCAGGCTCATCTGAAGAGATAGGCAATATTCTGGTTGTGATCAACGATATTGCCGACCAGACAAACCTGCTCGCACTTAACGCCGCCATCGAAGCCGCCAGAGCCGGAGAGGCAGGCAGAGGATTCGCTGTTGTGGCGGACGAGGTAAGGAAACTTGCGGAAAAAACTCAGCAGGCTATAAAAAACATCAGCGACATAATCAACACACTTGTAAAAGACACCAGATATGCATCAGAGGACATGGAACGGGCTGCACACACAGTCACGCAGGTATTCACGGCAGCCAACGAAGCCGGCAGATCGTTTAACGAAATAACGGATACTATTCATGAACTTAACCGTACCAACAATAACATTGAGGTAGCAGTGAAAGAACAGGTGGAAGCGATACAGAATATAAACGACAGTTTTCAGGTGCTTGTTTCCGGTATAGAAGAGAGTAACGCAGCAGTGATTGAAATAGGGCACACAGTGAACGACCTTCAGAAGCAGTCCGAAGACCTGAATTCACTGATCAAAGAATTTAATATATAA